Proteins encoded together in one Streptomyces sp. B1I3 window:
- a CDS encoding wax ester/triacylglycerol synthase family O-acyltransferase: MSTELLAPLDLAFWHLESDTHPMHLGALAVFSPVAGVTRQDLLELLGTRAAAIPRLRMRVRDVLLPVGGAAWFADKDFDVHRHVRRAVLGRGDFMAEATRLAGELMEQPLERGRPPWQMYLLDGAGDGPFAVLVKLHHALADGMRAVAIGAGIFDQVAAAGTGRGAVRRRAPLPPRPWLPGPYEVAGMALDRIGDVGRALGVGASVVRASRLDLRGTTALTATSSGTRRLATVDLDAGAVQRIRRAEGGTANDVLLAVVAGALRRWMLGRGDLPAADPRALVPVSRRRPGGAVTGNRLSAYLLDLPVGEPDARERLRLVRTAMERNKAAGPMRGAGALAVLADQLPALAHRFGAPLAGSAARMLFDILVTSVPLPRSALSLGGCPLRAVYPMAPLARGQSLAIALSTYGGQVQVGLVADGKALPDLDRLSSAVHDELRELGSLLPTVPAPA; the protein is encoded by the coding sequence TTGAGTACCGAGCTACTGGCACCTCTTGATCTGGCTTTCTGGCACCTCGAATCCGACACCCATCCGATGCACCTCGGCGCGCTCGCGGTCTTCTCCCCGGTGGCCGGAGTCACCCGGCAGGACCTGCTGGAACTCCTCGGCACCCGCGCCGCCGCCATTCCACGACTGCGGATGCGGGTGCGGGATGTGCTGCTGCCGGTGGGCGGCGCCGCCTGGTTCGCCGACAAGGACTTCGACGTGCACCGCCACGTCCGGCGCGCGGTGCTCGGCCGGGGTGACTTCATGGCCGAGGCCACGCGGCTCGCCGGTGAACTCATGGAACAGCCGCTCGAACGGGGCCGGCCCCCCTGGCAGATGTACCTGCTCGACGGTGCCGGGGACGGCCCGTTCGCGGTGCTCGTCAAGCTGCACCACGCCCTGGCCGACGGCATGCGGGCCGTCGCCATCGGCGCCGGCATCTTCGACCAGGTCGCGGCCGCGGGCACCGGCCGCGGAGCGGTGCGCCGCCGGGCACCGCTGCCCCCGCGCCCCTGGCTGCCCGGCCCGTACGAGGTGGCGGGGATGGCCCTCGACCGGATCGGGGACGTCGGCCGGGCGCTCGGTGTCGGCGCCTCGGTGGTACGGGCCAGCCGCCTGGATCTGCGCGGGACGACCGCCCTGACCGCGACTTCCAGCGGCACCCGGCGCCTGGCCACCGTGGATCTCGACGCCGGGGCGGTCCAGCGGATCCGCCGGGCCGAGGGCGGCACCGCCAACGACGTGCTGCTCGCAGTGGTCGCCGGAGCGCTGCGGCGCTGGATGCTCGGGCGGGGAGATCTTCCCGCCGCCGACCCCCGTGCACTCGTCCCCGTCTCCCGGCGCAGGCCGGGCGGCGCCGTCACCGGCAACCGGCTCTCCGCCTACCTGCTCGACCTCCCGGTGGGCGAACCAGACGCCCGGGAGCGGCTGCGACTGGTGCGCACGGCCATGGAGCGCAACAAGGCCGCGGGGCCGATGCGCGGTGCGGGTGCCCTCGCCGTACTGGCCGATCAACTGCCCGCGCTGGCGCACCGCTTCGGTGCGCCGCTGGCCGGTAGCGCGGCCCGGATGCTCTTCGACATCCTGGTCACCAGCGTGCCGCTGCCGCGCTCGGCGCTCTCGCTCGGCGGCTGCCCGCTGCGCGCCGTCTACCCGATGGCCCCGCTGGCCCGCGGGCAGTCGCTGGCCATCGCCCTGTCCACGTACGGCGGTCAGGTTCAGGTCGGTCTCGTGGCCGACGGCAAGGCGCTGCCCGATCTCGACCGGCTGTCGTCGGCGGTCCACGACGAATTGCGCGAACTCGGCTCCCTCCTGCCCACGGTGCCTGCTCCGGCCTGA
- a CDS encoding SpoIIE family protein phosphatase, protein MDDRVAGALSLPDDWPAHPDLSLALNRMGSFDWDLDSGLMHMDQPALDVFDLRPEEYDNRPTSLAPRVPADEAERLDRMVSQALKSGLSNYGAYFRRARRDGSLQWTHTQGFIRRDGTGRPRRIIGIVRDATQELADSTARRTVDEERRRRTSLVEGATAALAHARTVRDVTDVLKNSQGLAHLGATSLVMGLLESGRIHLVADGPEGAYVPGTRFTRTDDDYPMSEVIRTLAPRFIESAEDFAASYPLLWPHISHLGITAAAYLPLIAQARPIGALGLLYGNKAGFTGDERNLLVALGSSIAQSLQRAMLYEQEHDLAEGLQQAMLPRRIPEVAGAQVAVRYRSARLGRDIGGDWYDIIPLPNGRVGAVIGDVQGHDTHAAAVMGQLRIVLRAYAAEGHSPATVMARASVFLHELDTDRFATCSYAEVDPITGVVQLVRAGHVEPLVRDVDGSCRKLSAEGGLPLGLSVEFGRLEYPVNTVDLDPGQTIVLYTDGLVELPGEDFDAGMRLLTAMVSDGPRDLQRLADRLCEVVDERGGDDDVAVLLLRRDAAYAPHPGGRLQQHVAQNDPEALTSSRHMIRAAVRAWGAKDRTDEIELAADELITNALVHTDGGAIVTIRMLTGAGRRLRVDVEDRSSALPRRRDVGESGVSGRGLMLVDRLADIWGVESRGNGKSVWCEFAIPEHG, encoded by the coding sequence ATGGATGATCGGGTTGCGGGTGCCCTGTCACTCCCGGACGACTGGCCCGCCCACCCGGACCTCAGCCTCGCCCTGAACCGAATGGGCAGCTTCGACTGGGATCTGGACAGCGGTCTCATGCACATGGACCAGCCCGCCCTCGACGTGTTCGATCTTCGCCCCGAGGAGTACGACAACCGCCCCACATCCCTCGCCCCGCGTGTTCCGGCCGACGAGGCCGAGCGGCTGGACCGCATGGTCTCGCAGGCCCTCAAGAGCGGCCTGAGCAACTACGGCGCCTACTTCCGCAGGGCCCGACGCGACGGATCCCTGCAGTGGACCCATACGCAGGGCTTCATCCGCCGGGACGGCACCGGCAGGCCCCGCCGCATCATCGGGATCGTCCGCGACGCCACGCAGGAACTCGCCGACTCCACTGCCCGCCGGACCGTGGACGAGGAGCGCCGGCGCCGCACCAGCCTGGTCGAGGGCGCCACGGCCGCCCTGGCCCACGCGCGGACCGTCAGGGACGTCACCGACGTGCTGAAGAACTCCCAGGGCCTGGCGCACCTCGGCGCCACGAGCCTGGTCATGGGCCTCCTGGAGTCAGGGCGCATCCACCTGGTGGCGGACGGGCCCGAAGGGGCCTATGTGCCCGGTACCCGCTTCACCCGCACGGACGACGACTACCCGATGAGTGAGGTGATCCGCACCCTCGCGCCCCGCTTCATCGAGTCGGCCGAGGACTTCGCCGCCTCGTACCCGCTCCTGTGGCCCCACATCAGCCATCTCGGTATCACCGCAGCCGCCTACCTCCCGCTCATCGCCCAGGCCCGCCCGATCGGCGCGCTCGGCCTGCTCTACGGCAACAAGGCGGGTTTCACGGGCGACGAGCGCAATCTGCTGGTGGCGCTCGGCAGCTCGATCGCCCAGAGCCTGCAGCGGGCCATGCTCTACGAGCAGGAACACGACCTCGCCGAGGGTCTGCAGCAGGCGATGCTGCCGCGGCGGATCCCCGAGGTGGCCGGTGCCCAGGTCGCCGTCCGCTACCGCTCGGCACGGCTCGGGCGGGACATCGGCGGCGACTGGTACGACATCATTCCGCTGCCCAACGGCCGGGTCGGAGCCGTCATCGGGGACGTACAGGGCCACGACACGCACGCGGCGGCGGTCATGGGGCAGCTGCGCATCGTCCTGCGGGCCTACGCCGCCGAAGGGCACAGCCCCGCCACGGTCATGGCCAGGGCCTCCGTCTTCCTCCACGAACTCGACACCGACCGGTTCGCGACCTGCTCGTACGCCGAGGTGGACCCGATCACCGGAGTGGTGCAGCTCGTGCGCGCGGGGCACGTCGAACCGCTCGTGCGGGACGTCGACGGAAGCTGCCGCAAACTGAGCGCCGAAGGGGGACTGCCCCTGGGCCTCTCCGTCGAGTTCGGGCGGCTCGAATACCCCGTCAACACCGTGGACCTGGATCCCGGCCAGACCATCGTCCTGTACACCGACGGGCTGGTGGAACTGCCGGGCGAGGACTTCGACGCGGGCATGCGGCTGCTGACGGCGATGGTGAGCGACGGCCCGCGGGACCTCCAGCGGCTGGCCGACCGGCTCTGTGAGGTCGTCGACGAGCGCGGCGGTGACGACGACGTGGCGGTGCTCCTCCTGCGCCGCGACGCCGCCTACGCGCCGCACCCGGGCGGCCGGCTCCAGCAGCACGTCGCGCAGAACGACCCGGAGGCGCTGACGTCGTCCCGTCACATGATCCGGGCGGCGGTGCGCGCCTGGGGTGCGAAGGACCGGACGGACGAGATCGAGCTGGCGGCGGACGAGCTGATCACCAACGCGCTGGTGCACACCGACGGCGGCGCGATCGTCACCATCCGGATGCTCACCGGTGCCGGCAGGCGCCTGCGGGTCGATGTCGAGGACCGGTCCAGCGCGCTGCCGCGCCGCAGGGACGTGGGGGAGTCGGGCGTGTCGGGCCGGGGACTCATGCTCGTCGACCGACTGGCCGACATCTGGGGGGTGGAGTCGCGAGGCAACGGCAAATCCGTGTGGTGCGAGTTCGCCATCCCCGAGCACGGATGA
- a CDS encoding YndJ family protein, which produces MSVLVGLIVMLGMLVVVPMGLRLVGDPGLDRIRRLWPCFAVPGAVSLWLPRGSAATALALFYALGTALLAAHAPRRVARTRSLRPAEIALLTALATPSVAALALVAERSGHDLFGFGPGILALTVPHFHFAGFAAALVAGLVCRAGNDGAAGRFAALSVPLGTLLVLGGYFVGDRAELAGAVVLTAGMWTVALLTWRTARAGDRDRATRVLLAVSAAVLVATMALALSWALGEATGLPHPTLTWMAATHGLGNALGFALCSLLAWRRLHDRAPSQEGRTA; this is translated from the coding sequence GTGTCCGTGCTGGTCGGACTGATCGTGATGCTCGGGATGCTGGTGGTCGTGCCGATGGGCCTGCGGCTCGTCGGCGACCCCGGGCTCGACCGGATACGGCGCCTGTGGCCGTGCTTCGCGGTGCCGGGCGCCGTGTCCCTCTGGCTGCCGCGCGGCAGCGCCGCCACGGCACTCGCGCTCTTCTACGCACTGGGAACCGCGCTCCTCGCCGCCCACGCACCCCGGCGCGTGGCCCGGACCCGCAGCCTGCGCCCGGCGGAGATCGCCCTCCTCACCGCGCTGGCCACCCCGTCCGTCGCCGCCCTCGCCCTCGTGGCCGAACGCTCGGGACACGACCTGTTCGGCTTCGGGCCGGGCATCCTGGCGCTGACCGTCCCGCACTTCCACTTCGCCGGCTTCGCCGCCGCTCTCGTCGCGGGCCTCGTCTGCCGGGCGGGGAACGACGGGGCCGCCGGCCGCTTCGCCGCCCTGAGTGTGCCCCTCGGCACCCTCCTGGTCCTGGGCGGCTACTTCGTCGGTGACCGGGCCGAGCTGGCAGGCGCCGTGGTACTCACCGCCGGGATGTGGACGGTCGCCCTGCTGACCTGGCGCACCGCCCGGGCCGGCGACCGGGACCGTGCCACCCGGGTGCTGCTCGCCGTCTCGGCCGCCGTCCTCGTGGCGACCATGGCGCTCGCGCTGAGCTGGGCACTCGGCGAAGCGACCGGGCTGCCGCACCCCACCCTGACCTGGATGGCCGCCACCCACGGGCTGGGCAACGCGCTGGGCTTCGCGCTCTGCTCGCTGCTCGCATGGCGCCGTCTCCACGACCGTGCCCCCTCCCAGGAAGGCAGGACCGCATGA
- a CDS encoding DUF1990 family protein — protein sequence MSTLTYPEVGATRLGPLPDGYNHLHHRTAVGRGRACFEAAGAAVTEWRMHRATGVRVRASAVRASAGAAVEVSVGVGRLRLTAPCEVVWTAYEQNRTGFGYGTRARHPECGEESFVVELADDGTVWFTVTAFSRPCAWYSRLAGPVVPALQRWYARRLGTVLRRTVSAAWRRGGAGYWT from the coding sequence ATGAGCACTCTGACGTACCCGGAAGTGGGCGCCACCCGTCTCGGGCCGCTCCCGGACGGCTACAACCACCTGCACCACCGGACCGCCGTCGGCCGGGGCCGGGCGTGCTTCGAGGCTGCGGGCGCCGCCGTCACCGAGTGGCGGATGCACCGCGCCACCGGGGTGCGGGTGCGCGCGTCGGCCGTTCGGGCCTCGGCCGGAGCCGCGGTCGAGGTGTCGGTGGGTGTGGGACGGCTCCGCCTCACCGCCCCCTGCGAGGTCGTCTGGACCGCGTACGAGCAGAACCGCACCGGTTTCGGCTACGGCACGCGGGCGCGGCATCCCGAATGCGGCGAGGAGAGCTTCGTGGTGGAACTCGCGGACGACGGGACGGTGTGGTTCACGGTCACGGCGTTCTCCCGCCCCTGCGCGTGGTACAGCCGCCTGGCCGGCCCCGTGGTGCCGGCGCTCCAGCGGTGGTACGCCCGCAGGCTCGGTACGGTGCTGCGAAGGACCGTGTCGGCGGCGTGGAGGCGGGGCGGGGCCGGATACTGGACGTGA
- a CDS encoding lipase maturation factor family protein, producing MDWFTADGYWLSRLVFQRSLAVVYLVAFVCAALQFRALIGERGMLPVPDLLRRTPWRAAPGLFRLHYSDRFFALVAWTGAAVSLALVAGLDGHLPLWAAMVLWAVPWVLYLSIVQVGQTWYGFGWESLLLETGFLAVFLGNEETAAPVLVLWLLRWLLFRLEFGAGLIKIRGDACWRRLTCLDFHHETQPMPGPLSWFFHRLPKPAHRVEVAANHVTQLAVPFLLFTPQPVASVAAGLMVVTQLWLVLSGNFAWLNWLTIVIALAAIDWSPLAGPAPAVSAPPVWYEVVVIAVTALVLALSYRPARNLASRRQVMNRSFDPFHLVNTYGAFGSISRTRLEVVVEGTDEPVIHETTRWREYGFRGKPGDPRRMPRQFAPYHLRLDWMMWFAALSPAYARSWFGPFTERLLLGDRDTLRLLRHNPFPGAPPVHVRARVFHYRFTDWHELRSTGCWWHRTYVRDFMRPTSLPAPLRRRGPS from the coding sequence ATGGACTGGTTCACCGCAGACGGCTACTGGCTGAGCAGGCTGGTCTTCCAGCGCTCGCTCGCCGTCGTCTACCTGGTCGCCTTCGTCTGCGCCGCCCTCCAGTTCCGGGCACTGATCGGGGAACGGGGCATGCTCCCCGTGCCCGACCTGCTCCGGCGCACCCCCTGGCGCGCCGCCCCCGGGCTGTTCCGGCTGCACTACTCCGACCGCTTCTTCGCCCTGGTGGCCTGGACGGGCGCCGCCGTCTCGCTCGCCCTGGTCGCCGGCCTGGACGGTCACCTGCCGCTGTGGGCGGCCATGGTCCTGTGGGCGGTCCCCTGGGTGCTCTACCTGTCGATCGTCCAGGTCGGCCAGACCTGGTACGGCTTCGGCTGGGAATCCCTGCTCCTGGAGACGGGCTTCCTTGCCGTCTTCCTCGGCAACGAGGAGACGGCCGCCCCTGTCCTGGTGCTGTGGCTGCTGCGGTGGCTGCTCTTCCGGCTGGAGTTCGGCGCAGGGCTCATCAAGATCCGCGGGGACGCGTGCTGGCGGCGGCTCACCTGTCTCGACTTCCACCACGAGACCCAGCCGATGCCGGGGCCACTGAGCTGGTTCTTCCACCGGCTGCCGAAACCGGCGCACCGGGTCGAGGTGGCCGCCAACCACGTGACCCAGCTGGCCGTCCCCTTCCTGTTGTTCACCCCGCAACCGGTGGCGAGCGTCGCGGCCGGCCTGATGGTGGTCACCCAGCTCTGGCTCGTGCTGTCGGGGAACTTCGCCTGGCTGAACTGGCTGACCATCGTCATCGCCCTCGCGGCGATCGACTGGTCCCCCCTGGCCGGGCCCGCACCCGCGGTCTCCGCCCCACCGGTCTGGTACGAGGTGGTGGTCATCGCGGTCACCGCCCTCGTCCTGGCCCTCAGCTACCGGCCGGCGCGCAACCTCGCTTCCCGCCGCCAGGTGATGAACCGGTCCTTCGACCCGTTTCACCTGGTCAACACCTACGGGGCGTTCGGCAGCATCAGCAGGACACGGCTGGAGGTCGTCGTCGAGGGCACCGACGAACCGGTGATCCACGAGACCACCCGATGGCGGGAGTACGGCTTCCGCGGCAAACCCGGCGATCCGCGCCGGATGCCCCGCCAGTTCGCCCCGTACCACCTGCGGCTGGACTGGATGATGTGGTTCGCGGCGCTCTCCCCCGCATACGCCCGCTCCTGGTTCGGGCCGTTCACCGAACGGCTGCTGCTGGGCGACCGGGACACCCTGCGGCTGCTGCGCCACAACCCGTTCCCCGGCGCCCCTCCGGTCCATGTCCGGGCCAGGGTCTTCCACTACAGGTTCACGGACTGGCACGAGCTGCGGTCCACGGGATGCTGGTGGCACCGGACCTACGTACGGGACTTCATGCGGCCCACCTCCCTGCCGGCACCGCTACGGCGCCGCGGCCCGTCATGA
- a CDS encoding SDR family NAD(P)-dependent oxidoreductase, with protein sequence MTVTEDSPELAPGIDEFGPGIDPERLAVCLSVLDELDTIEVDHPDAIAVRRATAGIYRTVKQRRRQERRAAKTAHDRAVTEATATGSAERIDDETQGVLPSSSATAEIAGILRRPRSCYICKTRYVEVDAFYHQLCPPCAMENRARRDARTDLTGRRALLTGGRAKIGMYIALRLLRDGAHTTITTRFPNDAIRRFKAMPDSDEWIHRLKIVGIDLRDPAQVVALADSVAAEGPLDILINNAAQTVRRSAQAYSELLSAESAPLPAGELPAAEVIGTFGSGTVDRVAALPAARKEGQGLSAQDVTDLALVTGSASPARIAAGTAIDAGGLVPDLHDTNSWIQTVEEVEPIELLEVQLCNSTAPFILISRLRPAMARASERAYVVNVSAMEGVFSRGYKGAGHPHTNMAKAALNMLTRTSAQEMFEKDRILMTAVDTGWITDERPHPDKIRLAEEGFHAPLDLVDGAARVYDPIVRGEAGEELYGCFLKDYAPAGW encoded by the coding sequence ATGACGGTGACAGAGGACAGCCCGGAGCTCGCTCCCGGAATCGACGAGTTCGGTCCCGGTATCGACCCGGAGCGGCTGGCCGTCTGCCTGAGTGTGCTCGACGAGCTCGACACCATCGAGGTCGACCACCCGGACGCCATCGCCGTACGCCGGGCCACGGCGGGCATCTACCGCACCGTGAAGCAGCGCCGCCGCCAGGAGCGCCGCGCCGCCAAGACCGCGCACGACAGGGCGGTCACCGAAGCCACCGCCACCGGCTCCGCCGAACGCATCGACGACGAGACCCAGGGCGTTCTGCCCTCGTCCTCGGCCACCGCCGAGATCGCCGGCATACTCCGGCGCCCCAGGTCCTGTTACATCTGCAAGACGAGGTACGTCGAGGTCGACGCCTTCTACCACCAGCTCTGCCCGCCGTGCGCCATGGAGAACCGTGCCCGGCGCGACGCCCGCACCGACCTCACGGGCCGCCGGGCGCTGCTCACCGGCGGCCGGGCCAAGATCGGCATGTACATCGCGCTGCGGCTGCTGCGCGACGGCGCCCATACGACGATCACCACCCGTTTCCCCAACGACGCGATCCGCCGCTTCAAGGCAATGCCGGACAGCGACGAGTGGATCCACCGGCTGAAGATCGTCGGAATCGACCTGCGCGACCCCGCCCAGGTGGTGGCGCTGGCCGATTCGGTCGCCGCCGAGGGGCCGCTGGACATCCTGATCAACAACGCCGCGCAGACGGTCCGCCGCTCCGCGCAGGCCTACAGCGAGCTGCTCAGCGCCGAATCCGCACCGCTGCCCGCGGGTGAACTGCCGGCCGCCGAGGTCATCGGAACGTTCGGCAGCGGGACCGTGGACCGGGTGGCTGCGCTGCCGGCCGCCCGCAAGGAGGGCCAGGGGCTGAGCGCCCAGGACGTCACCGACCTCGCGCTGGTCACCGGATCCGCCTCGCCGGCGCGCATCGCCGCCGGGACCGCTATCGACGCGGGCGGCCTGGTGCCCGACCTGCACGACACGAACAGCTGGATCCAGACGGTCGAGGAGGTCGAGCCGATCGAGCTCCTCGAGGTCCAGCTCTGCAATTCCACGGCCCCCTTCATCCTGATCAGCCGGCTGCGCCCGGCGATGGCGAGGGCGTCGGAGCGCGCCTACGTCGTTAACGTCTCGGCCATGGAGGGTGTGTTCAGCCGCGGGTACAAGGGCGCGGGCCACCCCCACACCAACATGGCCAAAGCCGCGCTGAACATGCTGACCCGTACCAGCGCCCAGGAGATGTTCGAGAAGGACCGCATCCTCATGACGGCCGTCGACACGGGCTGGATCACGGACGAGCGCCCCCACCCGGACAAGATCCGCCTCGCCGAGGAGGGTTTCCACGCGCCGCTCGACCTCGTCGACGGTGCCGCCCGTGTCTACGACCCGATCGTGCGGGGCGAAGCGGGCGAGGAACTGTACGGCTGCTTCCTCAAGGATTACGCGCCTGCCGGCTGGTGA
- a CDS encoding MFS transporter codes for MSDSGVAGQRTVTTRIPARLDRLPWSKWHWMIVIGLGTVWILDGLEVTVVGNIASRLSEDGSGLPITDAQVTGIAAALYVAGACSGALVFGWLTDRFGRKKLFLITLAVYLAATALTAISFSAWWFFLFRFLTGFGIGGEYAAINSAIDELIPSKYRGRVDLIINGSFWLGAMAGSLLSVLALNTDIFPKDIGWRLTFALGVVLGLVILVVRRHVPESPRWMFIHGRDEEAEQLVEGVEREVESETGRSLPPAEPAITVRQRKSIGFGLIARTVFRSYPKRAVLGLALFIGQAFLYNAITFGFGSILVKFFDVSSGATGYYFAVIAFCNFLGPLFLGRLFDTVGRKPMIAGTYILSGLLLFGTAWLFGAGALTAVTMTACWCAVLFVASAGASSAYLTVSEIFPMETRAMAIAFFYAIGTAAGGITGPLVFADLTSSGVVGETVLAFCIGAALMVAAGLVASFFAVAAEQKSLEDIATPLSVSEGKA; via the coding sequence ATGAGCGACAGCGGCGTGGCGGGTCAGCGCACCGTCACCACGAGGATTCCCGCCCGATTGGACCGGCTGCCCTGGTCCAAATGGCATTGGATGATCGTCATCGGGCTCGGCACGGTCTGGATCCTGGACGGCCTCGAAGTGACGGTCGTCGGAAACATCGCCAGCAGGCTCTCGGAGGACGGCAGCGGACTCCCCATCACCGACGCCCAGGTCACCGGCATCGCGGCCGCGCTGTACGTGGCCGGAGCCTGCTCCGGTGCGCTGGTCTTCGGCTGGCTCACCGACCGCTTCGGACGCAAGAAGCTCTTCCTCATCACCCTCGCCGTCTACCTGGCGGCGACCGCCCTGACCGCGATCTCCTTCTCCGCCTGGTGGTTCTTCCTCTTCCGTTTCCTCACCGGCTTCGGGATCGGCGGGGAGTACGCGGCCATCAACTCGGCCATCGACGAACTGATCCCCAGTAAGTACCGGGGCCGGGTCGACCTCATCATCAACGGAAGCTTCTGGCTCGGGGCGATGGCGGGCTCCCTGCTCTCCGTACTCGCCCTGAACACCGACATCTTCCCGAAGGACATCGGCTGGCGGCTCACGTTCGCGCTGGGAGTGGTCCTCGGGCTCGTCATCCTCGTGGTGCGCCGCCACGTGCCGGAGAGCCCGCGCTGGATGTTCATCCACGGCCGCGACGAAGAGGCGGAGCAGCTCGTCGAGGGGGTGGAGCGCGAAGTGGAGTCGGAGACCGGCAGGAGCCTGCCCCCGGCCGAGCCGGCCATCACCGTGAGGCAGCGCAAGAGCATCGGGTTCGGTCTGATCGCCCGGACCGTCTTCCGCTCCTACCCGAAGCGGGCGGTCCTCGGGCTCGCCCTCTTCATCGGGCAGGCCTTCCTCTACAACGCGATCACCTTCGGCTTCGGATCGATCCTCGTGAAGTTCTTCGACGTCTCGAGCGGCGCCACCGGCTACTACTTCGCCGTCATCGCCTTCTGCAACTTCCTGGGACCGCTCTTCCTCGGCCGCCTCTTCGACACGGTCGGGCGCAAACCGATGATCGCGGGGACGTACATCCTCTCCGGACTGCTGCTCTTCGGCACCGCGTGGCTCTTCGGCGCCGGGGCGCTCACCGCCGTCACCATGACCGCCTGCTGGTGCGCGGTCCTCTTCGTGGCCTCCGCCGGTGCGAGTTCCGCCTACCTGACCGTGAGCGAGATCTTCCCCATGGAGACCCGCGCGATGGCCATCGCCTTCTTCTACGCCATCGGCACCGCCGCCGGTGGCATCACGGGTCCGCTGGTCTTCGCGGACCTGACGTCGAGCGGCGTGGTCGGCGAGACCGTCCTGGCGTTCTGCATCGGAGCCGCCCTCATGGTGGCCGCCGGACTGGTCGCCTCCTTCTTCGCGGTGGCGGCGGAGCAGAAATCGCTGGAGGACATCGCCACCCCGCTCTCGGTGAGTGAGGGCAAGGCCTGA
- a CDS encoding RNA polymerase sigma factor SigF produces MTAMSVRTTEAIGATGAQCDEAGTRSDEAALPWIEDAGKVAPQDARAMSKLFFDRLQVLEEGTHEYQYARNTLIEMNLSLVRFAASRFRNRGGDDTEDIIQVGTIGLIKAIDRFDLSREVEFATFAVPYIVGEIKRFFRDTTWSVHVPRRLQELRVELAKAKEHLSAELDRDPTVAELARHLDLPEEEIIEGLVAANGYSAGSLDTPSADSDSGNDQRAYADVLGEEDPAMESVENLHALAPLLRQLDDRERAIVRMRFGQEMTQAQIGAELGVSQMHVSRLLSRIVQRLRAGMCVEA; encoded by the coding sequence ATGACGGCCATGTCAGTGCGGACCACCGAAGCGATCGGCGCAACCGGCGCGCAGTGCGACGAGGCGGGCACGCGTTCCGACGAGGCCGCGCTTCCGTGGATCGAGGACGCGGGCAAGGTCGCCCCGCAGGACGCGCGTGCCATGTCGAAGCTGTTCTTCGACCGGCTCCAGGTCCTCGAAGAAGGAACCCACGAATACCAGTACGCGCGCAACACCCTGATCGAGATGAACCTCTCGCTGGTGCGGTTCGCCGCCTCGCGGTTCCGTAACCGGGGCGGGGACGACACCGAGGACATCATCCAGGTCGGGACGATCGGTCTGATCAAGGCGATCGACCGCTTCGACCTGTCGCGTGAGGTGGAGTTCGCCACGTTCGCGGTGCCCTACATCGTCGGTGAGATCAAGCGGTTCTTCCGCGACACGACCTGGTCCGTACATGTGCCGCGCCGGCTGCAGGAGTTGCGGGTCGAGCTCGCGAAGGCCAAGGAGCACCTGTCGGCCGAGCTGGACCGCGACCCGACGGTCGCGGAGCTCGCCAGGCACCTGGATCTCCCCGAGGAGGAGATCATCGAGGGCCTGGTCGCCGCCAACGGCTACTCGGCGGGCTCGCTGGACACCCCGAGCGCCGACAGCGACTCCGGCAACGACCAGCGGGCCTACGCCGATGTGCTCGGCGAGGAGGACCCGGCCATGGAGAGTGTGGAGAATCTGCACGCACTCGCGCCGCTGCTGCGACAGCTGGACGACCGCGAGCGGGCGATCGTCCGCATGCGTTTCGGCCAGGAGATGACGCAGGCCCAGATCGGCGCCGAGCTGGGCGTGTCACAGATGCACGTGTCGCGCCTGCTCAGCAGGATCGTGCAGCGTCTGCGCGCCGGCATGTGCGTCGAGGCCTGA